Below is a genomic region from Ignavibacteria bacterium.
GCGCTTGTCCGCGGGCTTCATCCTCACCGTAAATGTAGAGCTGTTTATAGCCGTATTTTTCAATTACGGACTTAAAATCAAGAATCCTTTTCTTAAGTACATCCAGCTGCCCTTCTGTTTTCGGGGGGCCCTTAAACCAGTCCAGCAGCGTGCTGTAGAACCTGTCCTTCGGCAAGCCCACGCGTTCCCTGATCCTTATGTTTTCTTCCAGGTGCTTCATGTCCTGGTAATTATTGGGATAGAGTACGCCGTGCTCTTTCATGTCCTTCAGCTCCAGGTAAAGCTGTTCGGGGGTCTTATCCATGCTATGGAAAGGCCTCAGCTTCCAGTCCCTTAACGCGCCGTGATAATAAAGTGAATAGCTTACGCGCGACTCGTCCAGCTTAAAAGGAAGCACTTCAATTTCAACCGGGAATTCAATGAACAGCCCCTTTGGGGATGAAACCTTAAATACAGATATATACTTTCCGGGCTTTGCACCTTCAGGTATATGCATTGTAAGCCATATCTGCCTGTTAGTCGTGCCGTCGAGGTTAAACGGCCTGAGGCTTTTACTGTCTTCAATTATGACGTTATCCGGAAACTTCACTTCAGGACTGCTTATGTCTATATATTTCTTTTTCCCTGAAGGGTCTTTAACCAGCAGGTAATTAGTCTTATCCTCGTAATTTACTCTTACAAGGCTGTCGTTTTTTACCAGGAGCTCCTGAGTCAGAATCTTCTTGTCCGTCTCTGAGGATTTTACGCCCGCCTGGAACCAGACCTTTGCAATTGAAACGTCCAAAGCCGAGCGGTCTATTGAAGGGGCAAGTTTTCCTGAAGTCTTCTTTTTTCCATTTTTCTCTGAAGTGTTCTCCCCAGCAGGTATGAAATCGCTCCAGCTCATTGTAATATTCTTCAGCTCCCCTTTAGGCTGCATGAGAAATGTCAGTGAAAGGTATTCATCCGGTGTACCTCGGCCCGTAAGCTTTTTAAGCCTGGAGATATCGTCTGGAAGGTTCATTCCTGTAAGCCTGTTGAACTTTGTTGCCGGAAATGAGAAGAACATTGCATCTGAGGCAGGGTCACTGACCTCCGTTTTAATTAGTTCAACCTTGGAAGAATAGTTATTCAGCAGGTTTCCCAGTTCCGCAAGGCTTTCATCAGAGAGGTTTTTGCCGCTTTTACCGTCATTATAGAGCTGCTCAATCTTACTCCTGTTTTCATAGAGTTCATTTAAGTACTTCTGACCAACGGGTGAAAGCGACTTTTCCCTCAGGTCGGGAACCAAAGGCAGGCTCCCTAAGTCGTCCGCATTTTCCGAGGCAAGGCTGAACTTTGAAAAGTAGTTATTCCACTGCTTCCTGAGGTATTTCTGAAGGTCGGAAATATTGTACGTGCGCCCTTTGAGTTCAAGCTTCCCAAGGTAAAAAGTCAGCCTGTGCTCCCCTTTTCCCCTCATGAAAATGCCGAAGCGCTCAAGCTCTCGCCCCTGGCTGTATGAGGAAGCAAGAAGGGCCCGGTTGTAAAAGCTGGCCTCGTTATCCAGCTCTTCTTCTGTTATGCTGCCTGAAATGTTGCTCCAGTTGTTAAATAAATTAATTGCCGAGTTATATTTTGACCGGGCAGGAGGATAGATAAAACTGAATCCCATGCTTAAAAGTTTATCTGCCGAGCTGTCTGCCCAAACCTTCGCCGAATACTTCAGGTCGCCGTGAAACTTCACCCTGATGGGAATTGCCCAGTAGTAATAACACTCCTTTTCCCTGTCCCCGTGGAGCGTAACGTCAAACTTTAAGGTGCGCCTCCCCTCAAACTTCCTTTCACTCGTAAGCCCCAGGTAATTCACGGTAAAACCTGCATTTGAAATCCAGGGTTTTACCATGAGGCTGCTGCTGTCAAAATTCTCCGCATAGACAAAGTCGTGCGAAAGGATTGAAATATTGGCAAAATAATATATTAAGAGGACTAAGAGCACAAAGACTCTTACCAGGTATGCTTTCATTTATATTTCCTTAACCTGTAGCAGGGATGTATTTTCTGTCTAAACAAGCAATAGAAGCAGAATTGCCGCAAACGGCAGAGCAAAGGAAGCATAGAAAAGTATATTTGTAACTTCAGCCTTTATTGAAATTATCACCTTGTACCATAGGTAAAAGATAAACGCCTCCAGAAAGCTCACGCTGAAGTACTCGTCGAAATAAAATTTGATGAAGCTGTTTACAATAAATGTGAGAAGAATAAAAACAATTACGGTGAGGTCTATTCCGTTAAGGATCACTTTCTTGACCGGGAAAAGCTTGTCGCTTGCAATAAGGAACAGAATTATTATCAGCGCAAGCACATAGTAGCTTATCTCTGTAAGCTGCCCCAGATTAATGCTGCTCAAAGACAGGTTGAATAATGCCGGCGAATTAAGATTTGTAATTGTAAAAAAAGCGGCCAGGTTAATAAATGTATATATATCGCTGGCATCTTTCTGTTTTCTCTGGTGCCCGTAGGCCAGGAAAAACATTATGAGCCCAATTATAAAGAATGTCATTAAAATATTGCTCTGCAGATTGGTGCTTTGAGGAAGAGAGGCAATAATAATAAAGGCAATCATTATTGAGGAAAGGAATATCAGCCCCTTTTCAAAAAGCATTACATTTTTCATCGGTAGCTTTCTGAAGAGCTCGAACTCGTAATTTATTTCTATAAACCGGCCTGCTAATTTCATAATAGGCTCAATGAATATAAGAAACAGTACAAGCGTAAAGAAAAGTATGAGAGGCACAAAATGAGATACTTTTATGTAATAAAGTGAAAGTATGATAAATATTACGGTAAGGCTCTCGATAAAGAATACAGTAAACTTATGCGATATGCTGCTGTTGCTGATAATGTGGTGCAAGTGCGTCTTATCGGGCAGAAAAGGATTCTGTTTTCTTAAGAGCCTCATTGCCATAACCCTGAGCGTATCAACCAGAGGGATGGCAAGAAGCATAATGGGGAAAGTCAGATCCAGTACATTCTGATTAAAGTTAATTGACGTCAGAAGTGACGTAACAACAAGAAAGAATCCGAGAGTCAGTGAACCCGTATCCCCTAAGAATATTTTAGCCGGATAGGCGTTGTATTTCAGAAAGCCCAGAATGCTTCCCATCAGGCTTGTCGTCAGTATCAGAAGCAGAGTATTGTGCGAGATTATGGAAAGGGCCATAATAATGGAAAATACCAGCAGCGAAAATCCGCTTACAAGCCCGTCCATTCCATCTAGCAGATTTATTGAATTAATTCCGCCGATTATAAAAAGAAGAAGCAGTATGTAATCCAGCGGATAAGGAATTGTAACTTCAAAGAGTTTAAGCTTCACGAACTTTGGAGCCAGATAGAAAAGCAAGAGGACTGCCGATGAAAGCTGCAGAAGGAACTTGGCGGAATAATCAAGCCCGAGCATGTCGTCGAATATTCCTACAAGAAGGATTACATTTGCCGCAATGATCATGAGCCTTACGGAATTGAGCTCCTCGGTAAAGGACAGGAGCATAACCGAGACGACAAGGAATATTAAAAGTCCGCCCATCCTCGGGACAATATCTGAATGTATTCTTCTGTTACCCGGTAAATCTACTACTTTTGTCTTTTTTAAATATGCGATGAAGTATGGCGTAAAAAAGATCGTAAATATCAGACTCGTAAAAAATATTAGTAAAAAGTTCATATTTAATTCTTTTATAATCTCTATTTTGTTGAAGAAAAAATGCTGATTGTTTTTGCCTCAATAAAATAACGGCTATCTTTTCAGCCCCTCTAAACAATTAGCACCGGAACCAAACATTTCTGGCATTAGTATCTTAGCTCAATATTCCTCACCGGGCAAACTATAAAGTATGCTTCCTCAAGGATTAAAAATGAACTTATTCTGAACTGATAATTTTATGCAGGAAAATTGCCCTTCTATTTATAAGCTAAAGTATCAGTTCTTAATGTCAAGGATAGCTTTTATGACTTTTTATTAATTTTCACACAGGTTTTAAATAATTGCGCGATTGTTTCTCTGCTTTAACTTGTGAGGACATAAGTATCGTTGTTCTAATCAGAGCCATGTATTCTGCGGCAAGCTTTTTCCTGTCGAACTTCTCCAGAACAAATCTGAAACCGTTTTCACCGTGCAGTTTCCGTTCGCTTTCGCATGAGTAGTAGTGACAGACCTTCTCTACAAGGTCAACGGCATTTTCAGGTTCGAAATACATCCCGCCGTTTGCACTTTCTATTATCATCCTGGCTTCCCCGTTGACGCCAATTAAAATCGGCTTTTTCATTATCATGCCTTCAAATATTTTTGAAGGTATTACTGTCTTAAACAGCGGGTCATTTTTCAGGTGCACGCAGAAAACATCAACTTTCTTTATTATGGAGGCAACTTCAGGCTTGCTTTGAAGGGGAAAGATCCTGACATTTTTTAGATCTTTTTCCCTGATCAGCCTTTCAAGCTTTTCCCTTTCGGCTCCGGAACCAACAATTATAAATCTTATCGGGCTTTCCTTCAGGCGTTCGGCAGCTTCAATGAGAGTTTTAATGGAATGCGCCATTCCGATCGTCCCGATATATCCAACAATAAAGCCTTCGCGTAAGAATTCTCTTATGTTTTTATCCTTTATCTCACGCCCGTTTGTAAATGTCTCAGGCGATACCCCGTTAAAGATCACATCAATTTTTCCCGGTGTAATCCCGCGCATGGTGAGGTTATCCTTGAAGGATCTTGTAACGGAAACGATCCTGTCTGCAGACTTGTAAAGCCCCATTTCCATCCGGTAAAGCATCCGGATGACTGCTTTATTTTTTACTGCGCCGACAGCAATTATAGATTCAGGCCACAGGTCCCTTAATTCCAGAATAAAGGGTTTTCTTGTCAGCCTGGCAATATACTTTCCTGCAAGGCCGCAGAAGAACTGCGGTGTTGTTGCAATCAGCAGGTCGAACCTTATTCCTGAAATGAGCACATAAATAATTGCAGCAAGCATATAGACCGTGTAGTTCAGGCTCCTTAATAAAAACCCTTCATTGGGGGTAATAAATGTCCAGAGCCTTACGACATTAATGCCGTCAATTACTTCTTTCTGAATGAGCCTGTTCTTATAGCCCGGGAACACGCGTCCGTCAGGATGATTCGGTACGTTTGTAATAACAGTAACATCTGCTTCCTTTATCCATTCCCTTGCATGCTCATAGGTCCTGTTTGCAGGAGCATTTACCTCGGGAGGGAAATAATGAGTCAGGAACAATATATGATCTTTTTTCATCGTTGTCTTC
It encodes:
- a CDS encoding undecaprenyl/decaprenyl-phosphate alpha-N-acetylglucosaminyl 1-phosphate transferase — protein: MNFLLIFFTSLIFTIFFTPYFIAYLKKTKVVDLPGNRRIHSDIVPRMGGLLIFLVVSVMLLSFTEELNSVRLMIIAANVILLVGIFDDMLGLDYSAKFLLQLSSAVLLLFYLAPKFVKLKLFEVTIPYPLDYILLLLFIIGGINSINLLDGMDGLVSGFSLLVFSIIMALSIISHNTLLLILTTSLMGSILGFLKYNAYPAKIFLGDTGSLTLGFFLVVTSLLTSINFNQNVLDLTFPIMLLAIPLVDTLRVMAMRLLRKQNPFLPDKTHLHHIISNSSISHKFTVFFIESLTVIFIILSLYYIKVSHFVPLILFFTLVLFLIFIEPIMKLAGRFIEINYEFELFRKLPMKNVMLFEKGLIFLSSIMIAFIIIASLPQSTNLQSNILMTFFIIGLIMFFLAYGHQRKQKDASDIYTFINLAAFFTITNLNSPALFNLSLSSINLGQLTEISYYVLALIIILFLIASDKLFPVKKVILNGIDLTVIVFILLTFIVNSFIKFYFDEYFSVSFLEAFIFYLWYKVIISIKAEVTNILFYASFALPFAAILLLLLV
- a CDS encoding glycosyltransferase family 4 protein; translation: MKKDHILFLTHYFPPEVNAPANRTYEHAREWIKEADVTVITNVPNHPDGRVFPGYKNRLIQKEVIDGINVVRLWTFITPNEGFLLRSLNYTVYMLAAIIYVLISGIRFDLLIATTPQFFCGLAGKYIARLTRKPFILELRDLWPESIIAVGAVKNKAVIRMLYRMEMGLYKSADRIVSVTRSFKDNLTMRGITPGKIDVIFNGVSPETFTNGREIKDKNIREFLREGFIVGYIGTIGMAHSIKTLIEAAERLKESPIRFIIVGSGAEREKLERLIREKDLKNVRIFPLQSKPEVASIIKKVDVFCVHLKNDPLFKTVIPSKIFEGMIMKKPILIGVNGEARMIIESANGGMYFEPENAVDLVEKVCHYYSCESERKLHGENGFRFVLEKFDRKKLAAEYMALIRTTILMSSQVKAEKQSRNYLKPV